A genomic window from Paucibacter sp. KCTC 42545 includes:
- a CDS encoding TAXI family TRAP transporter solute-binding subunit, with the protein MHTLDLTPGRIGAFARCLLASGMALLAALIMPERAMAAAEYKIVTASDKGTYYAIGKDLAKFVAPDADVQLEVMATSGSAANVKLLRYEPGVKLAVVQADVFQAFVDRAGSGNNEAAAMVRPLRVILPLYNTEIHYIVRADSPLNYIHDIKDAKINGGLVGSGAALITHTLYRMMFSGPMPEAQASFMSNEEALVKLISDKSVDVVVVAAGQPAPLIANMRPEAQKFIKLLKFDPDHPASKTALGTYTPAKMLAASYPNLLSEDFTTISVGAFLVTYDYNLKDTISHMARFGRSLCQNFSRLQADGHPKWREVSLKLPELGNGWTYFGPTARELRACNVVMKKRCSAEERILGLCN; encoded by the coding sequence ATGCACACATTGGACTTAACTCCCGGGCGAATTGGCGCCTTCGCTAGGTGTTTGCTTGCCAGTGGCATGGCCCTGTTGGCCGCGCTGATCATGCCTGAGCGTGCAATGGCCGCGGCCGAGTACAAGATCGTCACGGCGTCCGACAAAGGTACTTACTACGCCATCGGCAAAGACCTGGCCAAGTTCGTGGCGCCCGACGCTGATGTGCAGTTGGAAGTGATGGCCACTTCAGGCTCGGCCGCCAACGTCAAGCTGCTGCGCTACGAGCCAGGAGTCAAGCTGGCCGTCGTGCAGGCCGATGTGTTTCAAGCCTTTGTCGACCGCGCTGGCAGCGGCAATAACGAGGCGGCTGCCATGGTCAGGCCTTTGCGGGTGATCTTGCCGCTCTACAACACCGAGATCCATTACATCGTGCGGGCCGATTCACCTCTCAACTACATCCACGACATCAAGGATGCCAAGATCAACGGTGGTCTGGTGGGCAGCGGCGCGGCGCTGATCACCCACACGCTCTACCGCATGATGTTCAGCGGGCCGATGCCGGAGGCACAGGCCAGCTTCATGTCCAATGAAGAGGCGCTGGTCAAGCTGATCTCCGACAAATCGGTCGATGTGGTGGTGGTCGCCGCCGGCCAGCCCGCGCCGCTAATCGCCAATATGCGGCCCGAAGCGCAGAAGTTCATCAAGCTGCTGAAGTTTGACCCCGACCATCCCGCCAGCAAGACCGCCTTGGGTACCTATACGCCAGCCAAGATGCTGGCCGCCAGCTATCCCAATCTGCTGAGCGAAGACTTCACCACCATCTCGGTGGGCGCCTTTTTGGTCACCTATGACTACAACCTGAAGGACACCATCTCGCACATGGCCCGGTTCGGCCGCTCGCTCTGCCAGAACTTCTCACGCCTGCAAGCAGACGGCCACCCGAAATGGCGTGAGGTCAGCCTGAAGCTGCCGGAGCTTGGCAATGGCTGGACCTATTTCGGGCCCACCGCACGCGAATTGCGCGCTTGCAACGTCGTTATGAAGAAGCGGTGTTCGGCGGAGGAACGCATCTTGGGCCTGTGCAATTGA
- a CDS encoding double zinc ribbon domain-containing protein, with protein sequence MSFAHSTGKLSTQCPYCEHVSPEGSKFCNECGAALHLRPCAHCGALNDVSLVEACGRCGESFSAPSAPSEPEPTATAGGAAGADLVSLEAEMPGQPSPQHFDAPGPREDEPSLQPTALSKSSQPSWRAALALLVLIIGGGTVFLINRQPAASASAQGTSAVAQPAAISPAIDTADKEVRAPVFPNGQPNTQPGEPVAANITPSPSVEASTLPAVLPASPRNADSAEAVAATPASAPAQRRRPGLVSSNSVQPSPSIPSIPSRAALPSAPTSAGPIEAIGLSSNGRPSYPIAPPKPAKIGACTEAVAALGLCTTPEVPTQR encoded by the coding sequence ATGTCATTCGCCCATTCGACCGGCAAGCTCAGCACCCAGTGCCCGTACTGCGAGCACGTTAGCCCCGAAGGCTCGAAGTTCTGCAATGAATGCGGCGCGGCTCTGCATTTGCGGCCCTGTGCGCACTGTGGGGCTCTGAATGACGTCAGCTTGGTCGAGGCCTGTGGCCGTTGCGGCGAGTCCTTTTCGGCGCCAAGCGCGCCATCCGAACCGGAACCAACCGCCACTGCTGGCGGTGCCGCCGGTGCAGACCTAGTTTCACTCGAAGCTGAAATGCCGGGGCAACCCTCGCCCCAACATTTCGATGCGCCTGGCCCTCGGGAAGATGAGCCCAGCCTCCAACCCACGGCGTTGAGCAAGTCGTCCCAACCTAGCTGGCGGGCAGCGTTGGCATTGCTGGTCCTGATCATCGGCGGCGGCACCGTCTTTTTGATCAATCGGCAGCCCGCGGCCTCAGCGTCAGCGCAAGGCACTTCAGCGGTGGCCCAGCCGGCCGCCATTAGCCCAGCCATCGACACAGCAGACAAAGAGGTGAGGGCGCCAGTCTTCCCAAACGGCCAGCCCAATACTCAGCCCGGCGAGCCCGTGGCGGCCAACATCACTCCATCACCAAGTGTTGAAGCAAGCACACTGCCAGCGGTGCTTCCTGCCTCGCCGCGCAACGCTGACTCGGCCGAAGCAGTGGCCGCAACGCCAGCATCCGCTCCGGCGCAGCGGCGCCGTCCTGGTCTTGTCTCAAGCAATAGTGTGCAGCCTTCCCCAAGCATCCCAAGCATCCCCAGCAGAGCCGCCTTGCCCTCAGCGCCCACCAGCGCTGGCCCGATTGAGGCTATCGGCTTGAGCAGTAACGGCCGGCCGAGCTATCCGATCGCCCCGCCTAAACCAGCCAAGATCGGCGCTTGTACCGAGGCGGTTGCTGCGCTCGGCCTATGCACTACACCCGAAGTTCCAACTCAAAGGTAA
- a CDS encoding aldo/keto reductase — protein MNTSIPLQTHLPQASRLVLGCMGLGGGWDQTPIGEADIAKAHAAVEAALEIGITLFDHADIYTRGKAEQCMGELFKRQPSLRQRLLLQSKCGIRFADASGPGRYDLSAEHIARSVDGILQRLQIETMEILMLHRPDPLMQADEVAAAFSRLRAAGKVQHLAVSNMQAAQMRQLSASLDQPLLANQLEMSLGKLDWLEAGSCFNDPQLRQQAYALNWPETLAYCQAHHVQLQAWGSLAKGLFSGAALPKGDDAAASAVRRCAELVQELAHAHQVSREGIVLAWLMKHPAGIQPVIGSSDPARIHACADALKIELSREDWYRLYLAARGQALP, from the coding sequence ATGAACACATCGATTCCCTTGCAGACCCATCTTCCTCAAGCAAGCCGCTTGGTGCTTGGCTGTATGGGCTTGGGCGGGGGCTGGGACCAAACGCCGATTGGCGAAGCCGATATTGCCAAAGCGCATGCGGCGGTGGAAGCCGCACTTGAGATCGGCATCACCCTGTTCGATCACGCCGACATCTACACCCGCGGCAAGGCCGAGCAATGCATGGGTGAGCTGTTCAAACGTCAACCCTCGCTGCGCCAGCGCCTGCTGCTGCAATCCAAATGCGGCATTCGCTTCGCCGATGCCAGTGGCCCCGGTCGCTATGACCTGAGTGCCGAGCACATAGCACGCAGCGTCGACGGCATTCTGCAGCGCTTGCAGATTGAGACGATGGAGATCTTGATGCTGCATCGCCCCGACCCGCTGATGCAGGCCGATGAGGTGGCCGCCGCCTTCAGCCGGCTGCGCGCGGCCGGCAAAGTGCAGCACCTGGCCGTCTCCAATATGCAAGCCGCGCAAATGCGCCAGCTGAGTGCTAGTCTGGATCAGCCCTTACTGGCCAACCAGCTGGAAATGAGTTTGGGCAAGCTGGACTGGCTGGAAGCCGGCAGCTGCTTCAATGACCCGCAGCTGCGCCAGCAAGCTTATGCGCTCAATTGGCCCGAGACGCTGGCCTATTGCCAGGCCCATCATGTTCAGCTGCAAGCCTGGGGTTCCTTGGCCAAGGGCCTGTTCAGCGGCGCGGCCTTGCCCAAGGGCGATGACGCTGCCGCATCTGCTGTGCGCCGCTGTGCGGAGTTAGTGCAAGAACTGGCGCATGCGCATCAGGTCTCACGCGAAGGCATCGTTCTGGCTTGGTTGATGAAACATCCGGCCGGGATTCAGCCTGTCATCGGCAGCAGCGATCCGGCGCGGATCCATGCTTGCGCCGACGCATTGAAGATTGAACTCAGCCGTGAAGACTGGTATCGCCTGTATCTGGCGGCACGGGGTCAGGCCTTGCCGTAA
- a CDS encoding ankyrin repeat domain-containing protein, translating into MLRHFKPVLVSCLLLSAMGACRAAPIDDLVLAAELDDGRAISQMVAAGVDPNALDARGRNALAIAIKEDSDKAVKSLLAAPTLALNARSKNGETPLMLAAIKGRLDWVQAMVKRGAPINQEGWTPLHYACSGPDNGVAAWLISQGAEINARSPNGSTPLMLAAGYGALDLTPVLLKAGADVSLRNQQGMNAADFARKADRERVLKQLEAATKR; encoded by the coding sequence ATGCTGCGTCACTTCAAGCCCGTTCTTGTTTCCTGCCTGCTGCTGAGCGCAATGGGTGCATGCCGAGCCGCACCCATCGATGATTTGGTGCTGGCCGCCGAGCTGGACGATGGCAGGGCAATCAGCCAAATGGTGGCCGCTGGCGTCGACCCTAACGCGCTGGACGCACGTGGGCGCAATGCACTCGCCATCGCCATCAAAGAAGACTCCGACAAGGCCGTCAAGAGTCTGCTGGCCGCCCCCACGCTAGCCCTGAATGCGCGCAGCAAGAACGGTGAAACGCCCTTGATGCTGGCCGCCATCAAGGGCCGGCTGGACTGGGTGCAAGCCATGGTCAAGCGCGGTGCGCCCATCAACCAAGAGGGCTGGACGCCGCTTCACTATGCCTGTAGCGGCCCGGACAACGGCGTGGCCGCCTGGCTGATCAGCCAGGGTGCGGAGATCAACGCGCGCTCGCCCAACGGCAGCACACCGCTGATGCTGGCGGCCGGCTACGGCGCGCTTGACCTGACCCCCGTGCTGCTCAAGGCCGGCGCCGATGTGTCGCTGCGCAATCAACAGGGCATGAACGCCGCCGACTTCGCGCGCAAAGCCGATCGCGAGCGGGTTTTGAAGCAGCTTGAGGCCGCCACCAAGCGCTGA